In Clostridium sp. JN-1, one genomic interval encodes:
- a CDS encoding phage tail spike protein produces MICIYDKKTAKGNFETNGLGVLDQVISCFITEELNGDYELELEYPAKARKAKYLEEWNIIKADGQLFRIYRVFKESKDTKMLKVFAKHIFYDLRYYFIEDSRAVNCSIKTAMEKALPGDLSLTYKVDSDIILANTIYFVQTNPVEALFSIIVRWKCGEIKRDNFDIKILKSIGKDSGVLIAEGKNIIGIKFNSDTTDVVTKLYPLGYNGIKLTEKYINVPNWNSDKYPPFPIVKKIEFKDAKDEVTLRAMAKESIKTIGLSKVNIEVDFIELSKTKEYENYKHLQKVNVGDKVIVRYKDFDIDIKVPVIKIKKDVLRGLNAKVELGEPKDNILNQMDTSEIKTTVDELGNKVAESFSSMLYYANPVELTVGTSKIQPVYLGISAVSSTNLSMNISLYCIADNECTITIQIQLDGKDITFTPKQKLLKGDNIVGIPIGIPQVKSGAHYLGIFLCVDNGNLQIPKFNLQCMIDGRNLQGGLSAEPPHAEVKEYQPLVNINGMYFDKIFAGDEVIDFEEPIPVIFNEYMIKERKLFKDKYMNTTYDIFIKKYGAILYFNPQFQNKYLGDENITIIDDKGLYIKTNYESLAQKETIDSGIMYSLELVDLNKVKAIENLEVK; encoded by the coding sequence TTGATATGCATTTATGACAAGAAAACCGCAAAAGGTAACTTTGAAACCAATGGCCTTGGAGTTCTAGACCAAGTTATAAGCTGCTTTATTACAGAAGAACTCAATGGAGATTATGAATTAGAACTTGAATATCCAGCCAAGGCACGCAAAGCAAAGTACCTTGAAGAGTGGAATATAATAAAAGCAGATGGGCAGCTTTTTAGAATCTATAGAGTTTTCAAAGAAAGTAAAGATACCAAGATGTTAAAGGTTTTTGCAAAGCATATCTTCTATGACCTTCGTTATTATTTTATAGAAGATAGCAGGGCTGTAAATTGTAGCATTAAAACTGCTATGGAAAAAGCACTTCCAGGAGATTTAAGTCTTACATACAAAGTTGATAGTGATATTATTTTAGCTAACACTATTTATTTTGTGCAAACCAATCCTGTTGAAGCCTTGTTTTCTATAATTGTGAGATGGAAATGTGGAGAGATTAAAAGAGATAACTTTGATATAAAAATCTTAAAAAGTATAGGAAAAGACTCAGGAGTTTTAATAGCAGAGGGTAAAAATATTATAGGAATTAAATTCAACTCAGATACTACAGATGTTGTTACAAAGCTTTATCCATTAGGCTATAATGGTATAAAACTTACTGAAAAATATATAAATGTGCCTAATTGGAATAGTGATAAATATCCACCTTTTCCTATAGTTAAAAAGATTGAATTTAAAGATGCTAAAGATGAAGTAACCTTAAGAGCAATGGCTAAGGAAAGTATAAAAACTATAGGTCTTAGTAAAGTTAATATTGAAGTGGATTTTATAGAACTTAGCAAAACTAAAGAATATGAAAATTATAAGCATCTTCAAAAGGTTAATGTAGGAGATAAGGTTATTGTAAGATACAAAGATTTTGATATAGATATTAAAGTTCCAGTTATAAAAATAAAGAAAGATGTACTTAGGGGATTAAATGCAAAAGTAGAACTGGGTGAGCCTAAGGATAATATCTTAAATCAAATGGATACATCAGAAATTAAAACTACTGTGGATGAACTTGGAAACAAAGTAGCCGAATCTTTTAGTTCAATGCTTTATTATGCAAATCCAGTGGAGCTTACAGTTGGTACAAGTAAGATTCAGCCAGTGTATTTAGGAATATCAGCAGTATCTTCAACTAATCTTTCTATGAATATATCATTATATTGCATAGCAGATAATGAATGTACAATTACAATTCAAATTCAACTAGATGGAAAAGACATTACATTTACACCAAAACAAAAGCTTTTAAAAGGAGATAACATTGTAGGAATACCTATAGGAATACCACAAGTTAAAAGTGGTGCTCACTATTTAGGTATTTTTTTATGTGTTGATAATGGAAATTTACAAATACCAAAGTTTAATCTTCAATGTATGATTGATGGTAGAAATCTTCAAGGCGGACTTAGTGCAGAGCCACCTCATGCAGAAGTTAAAGAATATCAGCCACTTGTTAATATTAATGGAATGTATTTTGATAAGATATTTGCAGGTGATGAAGTAATTGATTTTGAAGAACCCATACCAGTAATTTTTAATGAATATATGATTAAGGAAAGAAAGCTTTTTAAAGATAAATACATGAACACAACTTATGATATATTTATTAAAAAATATGGAGCTATTTTATATTTTAATCCACAGTTCCAAAATAAATATTTAGGAGATGAAAATATAACTATTATAGATGATAAGGGATTATATATTAAAACTAATTATGAATCATTAGCACAAAAGGAAACAATAGATTCTGGAATTATGTATAGCTTAGAATTAGTGGATTTAAATAAAGTTAAAGCAATTGAGAACTTGGAGGTGAAATAG
- a CDS encoding major tail protein, whose product MDEITNSAPIGVENLVYAVLTNEKTKTYETPAIISPAIKVKVSPKSNSDTLYADNRAVETVSSMGEIQVEIETQDLPLEVQSVLLGHKLDATTKVMCYEADDIAPYVATGFKIKKANGRYRYVWLLKGKYSELEEEHGTQEDKPKFHTPKLKGVFVTREDKKWKYTADEDSGFTGGDTWFSKVYDEAPVKQGV is encoded by the coding sequence ATGGATGAGATAACAAATAGTGCTCCTATAGGAGTTGAAAATTTGGTATATGCAGTTCTAACAAATGAAAAGACTAAAACTTATGAAACACCAGCAATTATTTCACCAGCTATAAAAGTTAAAGTAAGCCCTAAGAGTAATTCAGATACACTTTATGCAGATAACAGGGCAGTAGAAACAGTATCAAGCATGGGAGAAATTCAGGTAGAAATAGAAACTCAAGATTTACCGTTGGAAGTTCAATCAGTTCTTTTAGGACACAAGCTGGATGCTACAACTAAAGTAATGTGCTATGAAGCAGATGATATAGCACCATATGTGGCAACAGGTTTTAAGATTAAAAAGGCTAATGGAAGGTACAGATACGTTTGGCTTCTTAAAGGAAAATATAGTGAACTAGAAGAAGAACATGGTACTCAAGAAGATAAGCCTAAGTTTCATACACCAAAGCTTAAAGGTGTATTTGTTACGAGGGAAGATAAAAAGTGGAAATATACTGCTGATGAAGATAGTGGATTTACTGGTGGAGATACTTGGTTTAGCAAAGTTTATGATGAAGCACCAGTGAAACAAGGAGTTTAA
- a CDS encoding phage holin family protein has translation MKNIIETIQMIFATIGGYIGWFSGGVDGFMYALITFVIIDYLTGLMVAVLEKKLSSEVGFRGIFKKVLIFVFVGIGNIVDVQLIKNGSAIRTATIFFYISNEGISIMENSAKIGLPVPKKLQDILAQLNKEEKNE, from the coding sequence GTGAAAAATATTATTGAAACAATACAAATGATATTTGCTACTATTGGTGGCTATATTGGATGGTTTTCAGGAGGGGTTGATGGCTTTATGTATGCACTCATAACCTTTGTTATCATTGATTATTTGACAGGACTTATGGTAGCAGTGCTAGAGAAAAAGCTATCAAGTGAGGTAGGTTTTAGGGGCATCTTTAAAAAGGTCTTAATTTTTGTATTTGTGGGGATAGGAAATATAGTAGATGTTCAATTGATTAAGAACGGTAGTGCAATTCGTACTGCTACTATATTTTTTTATATCTCCAATGAAGGAATAAGCATTATGGAAAATTCAGCTAAGATAGGACTTCCAGTACCTAAAAAACTTCAAGATATTTTAGCACAGTTGAACAAGGAGGAGAAGAATGAGTAG
- a CDS encoding head-tail connector protein, which translates to MVVTLEETKLYLRIDGDEENTLITKFILTAEELCENILRYKLTELEIIPEAVRQAILYAVANMYEMRETFDVKSVIETMTRLLFFYRRESW; encoded by the coding sequence TTGGTGGTAACTTTAGAAGAAACAAAACTTTACTTAAGAATAGATGGTGATGAGGAAAATACACTCATCACTAAATTTATTTTAACAGCTGAAGAACTGTGTGAAAATATTTTGAGATATAAGTTAACAGAGCTTGAAATAATACCTGAAGCAGTAAGACAAGCAATTTTATATGCTGTAGCAAATATGTATGAGATGCGTGAAACTTTTGACGTGAAATCAGTAATTGAAACCATGACAAGACTTTTATTTTTTTATAGAAGAGAGAGTTGGTGA
- a CDS encoding N-acetylmuramoyl-L-alanine amidase, translating to MSRLCFDYGHGGEDRGACYKGRKESNDVLNIGKAVAEEVRRHGITVDETRTSDATVSLNGRSSFESRNSYDYFISFHRNAFKPEQARGAETYTYLSASTRAKALAEKIQAGLVGVGFVNRGVKTANYHVLRETRCPAVLIEIGFIDNSVDNNIFDSKRNEIIKVITKAILAQLGINYKGNEVNESTTYKKQQSASGQTLYRVMAGSYALRDNAEKQVKKLKSAGFDACIMIFNK from the coding sequence ATGAGTAGATTATGTTTTGATTATGGACATGGTGGAGAAGATAGAGGTGCTTGTTACAAAGGAAGAAAGGAATCTAATGATGTTTTAAATATAGGTAAAGCAGTAGCAGAAGAAGTTAGAAGACATGGAATTACAGTTGATGAAACAAGAACTTCAGATGCTACAGTAAGTCTTAATGGTAGAAGCAGCTTTGAAAGTAGAAATAGCTACGATTACTTTATATCATTTCATAGAAATGCTTTTAAACCAGAACAGGCTAGGGGTGCTGAAACTTACACTTATTTAAGTGCAAGTACAAGAGCTAAAGCATTAGCTGAAAAAATACAAGCTGGACTTGTAGGTGTTGGTTTTGTTAACAGAGGAGTAAAGACTGCTAATTATCATGTATTAAGAGAAACTAGATGCCCAGCAGTTTTAATCGAAATTGGGTTTATTGATAACAGTGTAGATAACAATATTTTTGATTCTAAAAGGAATGAAATAATTAAGGTAATAACTAAAGCTATATTGGCTCAACTAGGTATAAACTATAAAGGAAATGAAGTTAACGAATCAACAACTTATAAAAAGCAGCAATCTGCAAGTGGACAAACTCTTTATAGGGTTATGGCAGGATCATATGCTCTGAGGGATAATGCAGAAAAGCAAGTTAAGAAGCTAAAGTCAGCAGGATTTGATGCTTGTATTATGATTTTTAACAAGTAG
- a CDS encoding HK97-gp10 family putative phage morphogenesis protein: MASMELQGVDELLNKLQSIGANVGRLENKALRNAAEPVLEDVKATNAFNDRSGKLRKGLKITNVKKKEGVKYILVGIDKSDNSKIFYGKFIEFGTSKMPAKPFLQPAYEKNKDNIKRTIAETLKEGLK; the protein is encoded by the coding sequence GTGGCTAGTATGGAGCTTCAAGGTGTCGACGAATTATTAAATAAACTTCAAAGTATAGGAGCAAATGTAGGAAGACTTGAAAATAAAGCTCTAAGAAATGCGGCTGAACCTGTTCTTGAGGATGTAAAGGCAACAAATGCATTTAATGATAGAAGTGGAAAGCTTAGAAAGGGACTTAAAATAACCAATGTAAAAAAGAAAGAAGGAGTTAAATATATCTTAGTAGGTATAGATAAATCCGATAATTCAAAGATATTTTATGGAAAATTTATAGAATTTGGAACTTCTAAAATGCCTGCCAAGCCTTTTTTACAACCAGCTTATGAGAAAAATAAGGATAACATAAAAAGAACTATAGCTGAAACTTTGAAGGAGGGCTTGAAGTGA
- a CDS encoding phage tail tape measure protein, producing MAEEIGSLAVKIGLDSSGFQNGVSNINRELRVLDSEFKASNAALGENAKGFDGLKLKSESLSKQLELQKQKVTALEGAYNKSAETKGKDSRATEELEIKLNRAKQTLSQMENELSKTNKQIETQSSKWTTVGNKFNSIGGKMQTVGEGFSSVGNKLSLGVTAPLVAAGTAATKMAMDAVESENLFEVSMGNMAGSARKWSEDLSKSLGLNAYEVRNNVATFNVMLNSMGLTEQASYDMSTSLTKLAYDMASFYNLKPEEAFEKLRAGISGETEPLKSLGINISDTAVKTYALKEGLAKQGHEMTEQEKITARFGLIMQSTSKAQGDLGRTMDSPTNKIRTMKQQAEQLGIQFGQVLIPVLETLMAAIKPIMDTFLGLSKGQQELIVKIGLMVAALGPVLSIIGKIITVGGSLASIFGKASTAIGAAGGAMKILTGPVGIAVIAITGLVAVGVLLYKNWDTIKAKATQLWQGITTTFNNIKTTITNVWENVKTSTVNAWNNLKSTITNGLNSIKSFLQPALDFIKTIFENVWDAIKNIVLGAVLIVIDVVTGNFTKLKSDIENIWNNIKTALTNIWNAIKNVAVNAWNSLKQTVINLCNNIKQGIINIWNGILNWFSQLPSKLYTHGANMFSRMREGVSSTIGNVKSTIVNGMNNAIDFIKNIPSKMYSWGRDMIQGLVNGIRSMIGSVGDAVSGVGNKIRSLLHFSVPDEGPLTDYESWMPDFMSGLAEGINKSKNLVVDAIKSLSVDMKINPEVAEMASFKPKDLEYNKEPQNNNGITLHIENFINNTDKDIEQIAYELEFYRQRVSLGKGGV from the coding sequence GTGGCAGAAGAAATTGGAAGTTTAGCTGTAAAAATAGGACTTGATTCTAGTGGATTTCAAAATGGTGTGAGCAATATAAATAGAGAACTTAGAGTACTAGATAGTGAGTTTAAAGCAAGTAATGCGGCACTTGGAGAAAACGCTAAAGGTTTTGATGGCCTTAAATTAAAGTCAGAAAGCCTTTCAAAACAGCTTGAACTTCAAAAACAAAAGGTAACTGCTTTAGAAGGTGCTTATAATAAAAGTGCTGAAACTAAAGGAAAAGACAGCAGAGCTACAGAGGAACTTGAAATAAAATTAAATAGAGCAAAACAAACTCTCTCACAAATGGAGAATGAACTTTCAAAAACAAATAAACAAATAGAAACTCAAAGCAGCAAATGGACAACAGTTGGAAACAAATTCAATAGTATTGGTGGAAAAATGCAAACTGTAGGAGAAGGGTTCTCAAGTGTTGGAAATAAGCTAAGTTTAGGAGTAACAGCTCCTTTAGTTGCGGCAGGAACAGCAGCTACAAAAATGGCTATGGATGCAGTGGAATCAGAAAACTTATTTGAGGTTTCCATGGGCAATATGGCTGGAAGTGCTAGAAAATGGAGTGAAGATTTATCTAAAAGCTTAGGACTTAATGCTTATGAAGTACGTAATAATGTGGCAACATTTAATGTTATGTTAAATTCTATGGGACTTACAGAGCAAGCCTCCTATGACATGAGTACATCACTTACAAAACTAGCTTATGATATGGCTAGTTTTTATAATTTAAAGCCAGAGGAGGCGTTTGAAAAACTACGTGCTGGAATAAGTGGAGAAACAGAACCTTTAAAATCACTTGGTATAAACATTTCTGATACTGCAGTAAAAACATATGCCCTAAAAGAAGGATTAGCAAAACAAGGTCATGAGATGACAGAGCAAGAAAAGATAACTGCTAGATTTGGTCTTATAATGCAAAGTACAAGTAAGGCTCAAGGTGATTTAGGCAGAACTATGGACTCACCTACAAATAAAATAAGAACCATGAAACAACAAGCAGAGCAGCTTGGAATACAGTTTGGTCAAGTTTTAATACCAGTATTGGAAACTCTTATGGCTGCAATAAAGCCTATAATGGATACATTTCTAGGCCTTTCAAAAGGACAGCAAGAGTTAATTGTGAAAATAGGTTTGATGGTTGCAGCACTTGGACCAGTATTATCTATTATAGGTAAAATAATAACTGTTGGTGGAAGTTTAGCGAGTATATTTGGAAAAGCAAGCACAGCAATTGGAGCTGCAGGAGGAGCAATGAAAATTTTAACTGGACCAGTTGGAATAGCAGTAATTGCAATAACAGGACTTGTAGCAGTTGGTGTGCTTTTATATAAAAACTGGGATACCATAAAAGCTAAAGCTACACAGCTTTGGCAAGGCATAACCACAACTTTTAATAATATAAAAACAACTATAACAAACGTGTGGGAAAATGTAAAAACATCAACTGTTAATGCTTGGAATAATTTAAAATCAACTATAACAAATGGATTAAACAGTATAAAATCATTTCTACAGCCAGCACTAGATTTTATTAAAACTATATTTGAAAATGTATGGGATGCAATAAAAAACATTGTTTTAGGGGCTGTACTTATAGTTATAGATGTTGTTACAGGAAATTTTACAAAATTAAAATCAGATATAGAAAACATATGGAATAACATAAAAACAGCTTTAACAAATATATGGAATGCTATAAAAAATGTAGCTGTAAATGCGTGGAATAGTTTGAAACAAACAGTAATAAATCTTTGTAACAACATAAAACAAGGAATAATAAACATCTGGAATGGCATTTTAAATTGGTTTTCACAACTTCCCTCTAAATTATATACTCATGGGGCAAATATGTTTTCAAGAATGAGAGAAGGAGTAAGCAGTACAATTGGAAATGTAAAATCAACTATAGTAAATGGTATGAATAATGCTATAGATTTTATAAAAAATATACCATCTAAGATGTATAGTTGGGGTAGAGATATGATACAAGGCTTGGTTAATGGTATCAGAAGTATGATTGGATCTGTTGGAGATGCAGTAAGTGGTGTTGGTAATAAAATAAGAAGTTTGCTACACTTTTCAGTTCCAGATGAGGGACCACTTACAGATTATGAAAGTTGGATGCCAGACTTTATGAGTGGACTTGCTGAAGGAATAAATAAAAGTAAAAACTTAGTAGTAGATGCAATAAAAAGTCTATCAGTTGATATGAAAATAAATCCAGAAGTAGCTGAAATGGCAAGTTTTAAGCCTAAAGATTTAGAATATAATAAAGAGCCACAAAACAATAACGGAATAACACTTCATATAGAAAATTTTATAAATAACACAGATAAAGATATTGAGCAAATTGCCTATGAACTTGAATTTTATCGTCAAAGAGTTTCTTTAGGAAAGGGTGGTGTATAA
- a CDS encoding distal tail protein Dit, with protein MLSFTFGNKNSYTDFGILIAKRPNIPLPKRRVSNVIIPGRNSSLKFDEGTYEDITITLECSIIDKKDIIEKIDRIKEWLVITGESDLIFSFELNKKYIAQVVNAIDFKQALKYTSSFPIIFNCKPFKYSVEEKIITITKNNSTIYNEGTFESEPVIKVYGSGDIKLKINDDEVIVKKVDGYVTVDSVLKDCYKDDVLKNGDMIGEFPVFKVGKNIIGFSENVSKVEVRVNEVWI; from the coding sequence ATGCTAAGCTTCACATTTGGTAATAAAAATAGCTACACAGATTTTGGAATATTAATAGCTAAAAGACCTAACATACCACTGCCTAAAAGAAGAGTATCCAATGTTATAATTCCAGGGAGAAACTCAAGCTTAAAGTTTGATGAAGGAACTTATGAGGATATTACAATAACCCTTGAATGCTCAATCATAGATAAAAAAGATATTATAGAAAAAATAGATAGGATAAAAGAATGGCTAGTCATAACTGGAGAAAGTGATTTAATATTCAGCTTTGAACTAAATAAAAAATATATAGCACAAGTAGTAAATGCCATTGATTTTAAACAAGCACTAAAATACACATCAAGTTTTCCAATAATTTTTAACTGCAAGCCTTTTAAGTATTCAGTAGAAGAAAAAATAATTACAATAACTAAAAATAATTCTACTATATATAATGAAGGAACTTTTGAAAGTGAACCTGTAATTAAGGTTTATGGCAGTGGAGATATAAAACTAAAGATTAATGATGATGAAGTTATTGTAAAAAAGGTAGATGGATATGTAACTGTAGATTCAGTATTAAAAGATTGTTATAAAGACGATGTTTTAAAAAATGGTGATATGATTGGGGAGTTTCCAGTGTTTAAAGTAGGAAAAAATATTATAGGTTTTAGTGAAAACGTTAGTAAGGTGGAAGTTAGGGTTAATGAAGTATGGATATAG
- a CDS encoding phage major capsid protein, whose amino-acid sequence MNKILELREKRAKIWEDAKKFLDSKRNKSGFISAEDTETYEKMEADVVNLGKEINRLERQVALDLELSKATSTAIRNIPNGNLSGETKTGRATDEYKKAFWRAMKNKNSLDIQNALQVGTDSEGGYLVPDEFEKTLIESLEEQNIFRQLANVITTSSGDKKIPVVASKGTASWVDEEGAIPESDDAFSQVSIGAYKLATMIKVSEELLNDSIFNLESYIAKEFARRIGAKEEEAFFIGDGTGKPTGIFNATGGASLGVTATSATAITLDEIIDLFYSLKSPYRKNAVFTMNDATVKAIRKLKDSNGQYLWQPSVTAGEPDTVLNRPVKTSAYVPTLGAGAKPIAFGDFSYYWVADRQGRSFQRLNELYAATGQVGFKATQRVDGKLILPEAIKVLQMKDK is encoded by the coding sequence ATGAATAAGATATTAGAATTAAGAGAAAAAAGAGCAAAGATATGGGAAGATGCTAAAAAGTTTTTAGATAGCAAAAGAAATAAAAGTGGATTTATTTCAGCTGAAGACACTGAAACTTATGAAAAGATGGAAGCCGATGTTGTTAACTTAGGAAAAGAAATAAATAGACTTGAGAGGCAAGTAGCACTTGATTTGGAACTTTCAAAGGCAACTTCAACTGCTATTAGAAATATTCCTAATGGAAATTTAAGTGGTGAAACAAAAACAGGCAGGGCAACAGATGAATATAAAAAAGCCTTCTGGAGGGCTATGAAAAATAAAAATAGCTTAGATATTCAAAATGCACTTCAAGTAGGTACAGATAGTGAAGGTGGATATCTTGTGCCAGATGAATTTGAAAAAACATTAATTGAGAGTTTAGAAGAACAAAATATATTTAGACAGCTTGCAAATGTAATAACTACATCTTCAGGAGATAAGAAAATACCAGTAGTTGCATCTAAAGGAACAGCATCTTGGGTAGATGAAGAAGGTGCAATTCCAGAATCAGATGATGCATTTAGTCAGGTTTCAATAGGAGCATATAAATTAGCTACTATGATTAAGGTTTCAGAAGAACTTCTTAATGATAGTATTTTTAATTTAGAGAGTTATATAGCAAAGGAATTTGCAAGAAGAATTGGAGCGAAAGAAGAAGAAGCATTCTTTATAGGGGATGGTACTGGAAAGCCTACAGGAATATTTAATGCAACTGGGGGAGCAAGTCTTGGGGTTACAGCAACAAGTGCTACAGCTATTACATTAGATGAGATTATTGATTTATTTTATTCCTTAAAATCACCTTATAGAAAAAATGCTGTATTTACTATGAATGATGCAACAGTAAAGGCTATAAGAAAACTTAAGGATTCTAATGGACAATATTTATGGCAGCCATCTGTTACAGCAGGGGAGCCGGATACTGTTTTGAATAGACCAGTAAAAACTTCTGCTTATGTACCAACATTAGGAGCAGGAGCAAAACCTATAGCTTTTGGAGATTTTAGTTACTATTGGGTAGCAGATAGACAAGGTAGATCATTCCAAAGATTAAATGAACTATATGCAGCAACAGGACAAGTTGGATTTAAGGCAACTCAAAGAGTTGATGGTAAGTTAATACTTCCTGAGGCTATTAAAGTTCTACAAATGAAAGACAAATAG
- a CDS encoding recombinase family protein, with translation MRVRIIEPTLKVQNQKKRVCAYARVSTDSEKQEESLENQIQYYENLILANPDYEFIGVFADRGITGTTEERPEFQKMLQIARNGKVDLIITKSISRFARNTTIVLKTVRQLKDIGVEVKFEKENIETLSGDGELMLTVLSSFSQEESKNVSDNIKWRMRKKFQQGEMIINTKRFLGYDKDEYGDLVINPKEAEVVKRIFNEYLSGKGCFTIAKGLREEGVPTVAGGTWRDSTILRILKNEKYKGDALLQKYYTSDHLRKKKVKNNGEVESYYIEDDHVPIVSREAWETVQEEIKKRAKKKGIISGDTKKYKRRYPLTGMLYCSKCGSTLRRRTWNTKHSCKKIVWQCSNYVKNGKNACMGTSIDDEVISKLNIKEETVVKEEFRNGKKYYSYTSKIQQNQHSTSSKVTEKENGCILQGINRPSRTVIKL, from the coding sequence TTGCGTGTAAGAATTATTGAGCCTACTTTAAAAGTGCAAAATCAAAAGAAAAGAGTATGTGCTTATGCAAGGGTTTCAACAGATAGTGAAAAGCAAGAAGAATCTTTAGAAAATCAAATACAATATTATGAAAATCTTATATTGGCTAATCCAGACTATGAGTTTATAGGAGTATTTGCAGATAGAGGAATAACAGGAACTACTGAAGAAAGACCAGAGTTTCAAAAGATGCTGCAAATTGCAAGAAATGGAAAAGTGGATTTAATTATAACAAAATCTATATCAAGGTTTGCAAGAAATACTACTATAGTTTTGAAAACTGTAAGACAACTTAAAGATATAGGTGTTGAGGTGAAATTCGAAAAAGAAAATATAGAAACCTTATCAGGGGATGGTGAGTTAATGCTCACTGTCCTTTCTTCTTTTTCTCAAGAGGAAAGCAAAAATGTAAGTGATAACATCAAATGGAGAATGAGAAAAAAGTTTCAGCAAGGAGAAATGATTATAAATACTAAAAGATTTTTGGGATATGACAAGGATGAGTATGGAGATTTAGTTATAAATCCTAAAGAGGCTGAGGTAGTAAAAAGAATTTTTAATGAATACTTAAGCGGAAAAGGATGTTTTACAATTGCAAAAGGTCTTAGAGAAGAAGGAGTTCCTACAGTTGCCGGTGGAACATGGAGAGACAGTACTATTTTAAGAATACTAAAAAATGAGAAATACAAAGGGGATGCATTACTTCAAAAATATTATACATCAGATCATTTAAGAAAAAAGAAAGTTAAGAATAACGGAGAAGTTGAAAGCTATTATATTGAAGATGATCATGTACCAATAGTTTCAAGAGAAGCATGGGAAACTGTTCAAGAAGAAATTAAAAAGAGAGCAAAGAAAAAGGGGATTATTTCAGGAGATACAAAAAAGTATAAGAGAAGATATCCACTAACAGGAATGCTTTACTGCAGTAAATGTGGTTCTACCTTAAGAAGAAGAACATGGAACACTAAACATTCTTGCAAAAAGATAGTATGGCAGTGTAGCAACTACGTTAAAAATGGAAAGAATGCTTGCATGGGAACTTCAATAGATGATGAAGTTATAAGCAAGCTTAATATAAAGGAAGAAACTGTAGTAAAGGAGGAATTTAGAAATGGCAAGAAGTATTACAGTTATACCAGCAAAATCCAACAGAACCAACATAGTACAAGCAGCAAAGTCACAGAAAAAGAGAATGGCTGCATATTGCAGGGTATCAACAGACCAAGCAGAACAGTTATCAAGCTATGA
- a CDS encoding phage head closure protein: MDIGNLKHRVTFQRFTTVVNDNGFEEEAWVDFKIVWAAISNLHGREYFEAAAVQAEKTVKFTIRFIKDIDESMRIKFRDKQYNITSIDNIKYANKFIEIKAMEVDNSG, from the coding sequence ATGGATATAGGAAATCTAAAACATAGGGTTACATTTCAAAGATTTACTACAGTAGTAAATGACAATGGTTTTGAAGAAGAAGCATGGGTAGATTTTAAAATAGTATGGGCAGCAATATCAAATCTTCATGGTAGAGAATATTTTGAAGCTGCAGCTGTTCAAGCAGAGAAAACTGTGAAATTTACTATTAGATTTATTAAGGATATAGATGAAAGCATGAGAATAAAATTTAGAGATAAACAGTACAACATAACTTCTATAGATAACATAAAGTATGCGAATAAATTTATAGAAATTAAGGCTATGGAGGTTGATAATAGTGGCTAG